A region from the Thermanaeromonas sp. C210 genome encodes:
- a CDS encoding MBL fold metallo-hydrolase, which translates to MKIRWLGHASFYLTTPAGVRVVTDPYGPDVSPAAQEVEADLVTVSHEHWDHNYLKGVKGDPVILRGLTSEGEGWNEVDTTFKDVHAYTVPTYHDEVQGEKRGKNAVFVLEIGDLRLAHLGDLGHLPDAEQCRKIGQPDILMVPVGGYFTIDAGEAWQIVESLRPRLVLPMHYLTPGMRGFPIAGVDEFTSGRANVRHLGRSEVEVDKAGLPAETEVWVLSLGEGAFRL; encoded by the coding sequence ATGAAGATACGCTGGCTTGGTCATGCAAGTTTTTATCTCACCACTCCGGCAGGAGTGAGGGTGGTTACCGACCCTTATGGGCCCGACGTTTCGCCTGCGGCCCAGGAAGTTGAGGCCGACCTGGTGACCGTAAGCCACGAACACTGGGATCATAATTACTTAAAGGGCGTTAAGGGAGACCCCGTAATACTGCGGGGGTTAACCTCGGAAGGGGAAGGGTGGAATGAAGTGGACACTACCTTCAAGGATGTCCACGCTTACACCGTCCCTACTTACCACGATGAGGTTCAGGGAGAGAAGCGGGGCAAGAACGCCGTTTTTGTCCTGGAAATCGGCGATTTGCGCCTGGCCCATCTGGGCGATCTGGGCCACCTCCCGGACGCGGAACAATGCCGGAAGATCGGGCAGCCGGACATATTAATGGTGCCTGTGGGCGGCTACTTTACCATTGACGCGGGAGAGGCCTGGCAGATAGTAGAAAGCTTGCGGCCCCGGCTGGTATTGCCCATGCATTACTTGACACCCGGTATGCGCGGCTTCCCCATCGCCGGAGTGGACGAGTTTACCTCCGGCCGGGCCAACGTGCGGCACTTGGGCCGTAGCGAGGTGGAGGTTGATAAGGCCGGCCTGCCGGCGGAGACAGAGGTTTGGGTATTGAGCTTGGGCGAAGGTGCCTTCCGCCTGTAA
- a CDS encoding xanthine phosphoribosyltransferase, whose amino-acid sequence MELLKEKIRREGKVISGDILKVDSFLNHQIDPVLMLKVGEEFARRFGGEVINKVLTVEASGIAVALMTGLVLRVPVVFAKKRQPSTIGSGAYRGQVRSFTREEVVDIVVAGSYLGPGDRVLIIDDFLASGEAARGLLEIVEQAGAEVAGVGIVIEKVFQSGGDYLRRQGMRVESLVQIGSLEGGNIEFLN is encoded by the coding sequence ATCGAACTCCTCAAAGAGAAGATCCGCCGGGAAGGGAAGGTGATTTCGGGAGATATCCTCAAGGTGGATTCTTTTTTGAACCACCAGATCGACCCGGTCCTTATGCTCAAGGTGGGAGAGGAGTTTGCCCGGCGCTTTGGCGGAGAGGTAATAAACAAGGTGCTGACGGTGGAGGCTTCGGGAATAGCCGTTGCCCTGATGACCGGTTTGGTTCTGCGGGTTCCGGTGGTTTTTGCCAAGAAGCGGCAGCCTTCCACCATCGGCTCCGGGGCGTACCGAGGGCAGGTGCGTTCCTTTACCAGGGAGGAAGTAGTGGATATCGTGGTTGCCGGCAGTTATCTGGGCCCGGGAGACCGGGTGCTGATTATCGACGATTTCCTGGCCTCGGGTGAAGCCGCCCGGGGGCTCCTGGAGATTGTGGAACAAGCCGGCGCCGAGGTGGCAGGGGTCGGCATAGTGATTGAGAAGGTTTTCCAGAGCGGGGGAGACTACCTGCGCCGCCAGGGCATGCGGGTGGAATCCCTGGTGCAGATCGGCAGCCTGGAGGGAGGTAACATCGAGTTTTTGAACTGA
- a CDS encoding IMPACT family protein, whose product MPSACKGMQGRDTFTTVAGQAEVELRFERSVFIGCAKEVATEAEAADFISARQKLHRGATHNCFAYRLGLPPREITYYSDAGEPSGTAGRPILGAISRLGLTNVAVVVTRYFGGKKLGVRGLIEAYGQTARRVLEEAGQIEKVVTRPLALSCSYAALERVLYHINSCGGRMVTADYGPWEVHLQAEIPLFAVDLFRQKVADLVVFKEQRCDGR is encoded by the coding sequence GTGCCTTCCGCCTGTAAAGGCATGCAGGGGAGGGACACCTTTACTACCGTAGCCGGCCAGGCCGAAGTTGAGCTCAGGTTCGAACGCTCGGTGTTTATAGGCTGCGCCAAAGAAGTGGCAACGGAAGCCGAAGCCGCAGATTTTATCTCCGCGCGCCAGAAGCTTCACCGCGGGGCAACCCACAACTGCTTTGCCTACCGCCTGGGCTTGCCGCCCCGCGAAATAACGTACTACAGCGACGCCGGGGAACCCTCCGGTACGGCAGGGCGGCCCATCTTGGGAGCCATCTCCCGCCTGGGCTTGACCAATGTGGCCGTGGTGGTCACCCGCTACTTCGGCGGTAAGAAGTTGGGGGTGCGCGGCCTTATCGAGGCCTATGGCCAAACGGCGCGGCGGGTCCTGGAGGAAGCCGGGCAGATAGAAAAGGTGGTCACGCGGCCGTTGGCCCTTAGTTGTTCCTACGCTGCTCTGGAGCGGGTACTCTATCATATAAATTCCTGCGGGGGACGAATGGTAACTGCAGACTACGGCCCCTGGGAAGTCCATTTACAGGCGGAGATTCCCCTTTTTGCCGTAGACCTTTTCCGGCAGAAGGTGGCCGACCTGGTCGTGTTTAAAGAGCAAAGATGTGACGGCCGATGA
- a CDS encoding competence/damage-inducible protein A has product MLAEAIFTGTELLLGQVVNTNAAFLAEQLAAAGISLFRQVVVGDNLERIKQAILEAKGRADLVIIGGGMGPTEDDLTREALASALGLPLEEDPQAREHILRFFTARNRPMPSQNLKQALLPRGARLLSNPLGTAPGIFLPHQAKLYACLPGPPGEFQPMLTQELLPLLRSYRREEEVILSRVLKVTGMGESTVEEKVRDLLAGTNPTLAPLAKTGEVHLRLTARAPDTEAALALIEPVEREIRRRLTDYVYGADHETLEEVVGRLLAARGWTLAVAESCTGGLLAHRITNVPGSSIYFRQGLVAYANEAKVRLLGVPPEVLDRQGAVSREVALAMARGIRHLAGTDVGVGITGIAGPGGGTPTKPVGLVYVAVDLQGDIQVRRELFQGGREEVKWRASQSALDLLWRRLRIKAREEG; this is encoded by the coding sequence TTGCTGGCAGAAGCCATCTTCACGGGCACCGAACTCCTCCTGGGCCAGGTGGTAAACACCAACGCGGCCTTTCTGGCTGAACAGCTGGCCGCCGCGGGCATTAGCCTCTTTCGCCAGGTGGTGGTGGGCGATAATCTGGAGCGCATTAAGCAGGCCATCCTGGAAGCAAAGGGGCGGGCGGACCTGGTCATCATCGGCGGTGGTATGGGTCCCACTGAAGACGACCTGACGCGGGAGGCCTTGGCCTCCGCCCTGGGCCTTCCCCTGGAGGAAGATCCCCAAGCCCGGGAACACATCCTGCGCTTCTTCACTGCACGCAACCGTCCCATGCCGAGCCAAAACTTGAAACAAGCCCTCCTTCCTCGCGGGGCCCGGCTCCTGTCCAATCCCCTGGGTACGGCCCCGGGAATCTTTCTCCCCCATCAAGCTAAACTTTACGCCTGCTTGCCCGGACCGCCGGGGGAATTTCAACCCATGCTCACCCAGGAGCTCCTGCCCCTGTTAAGGAGTTACCGTCGGGAAGAGGAGGTCATTCTTTCCCGGGTGCTTAAGGTTACCGGGATGGGAGAGTCGACCGTAGAAGAGAAGGTTCGCGACCTCCTGGCCGGAACTAACCCCACCCTAGCCCCCCTGGCCAAAACCGGAGAAGTACACTTGCGCTTAACGGCGCGGGCTCCCGATACCGAAGCCGCCCTCGCCCTTATAGAGCCCGTGGAAAGGGAAATCCGGCGGCGCCTGACGGATTACGTCTACGGCGCCGATCACGAGACTCTGGAAGAGGTAGTAGGCCGTCTTTTAGCCGCCAGGGGGTGGACCCTGGCGGTAGCCGAGTCCTGCACCGGCGGCCTGCTGGCCCACCGGATTACCAACGTTCCCGGTAGCTCTATCTATTTCCGCCAGGGTTTGGTGGCTTACGCCAACGAAGCCAAAGTACGGCTCCTGGGAGTACCTCCGGAGGTGCTGGACCGCCAGGGGGCAGTGAGCCGGGAAGTGGCCCTGGCCATGGCCCGGGGCATAAGGCACCTGGCCGGTACCGACGTGGGGGTAGGGATTACCGGTATTGCCGGCCCGGGCGGCGGCACGCCTACTAAGCCGGTCGGACTGGTATATGTGGCCGTAGATTTGCAGGGAGACATCCAGGTGCGCCGGGAGCTCTTTCAGGGGGGGCGGGAAGAAGTTAAATGGCGGGCCAGCCAGAGCGCCCTGGACTTGCTGTGGCGAAGGCTGAGGATAAAAGCCCGAGAAGAAGGGTAG
- a CDS encoding M1 family metallopeptidase, with the protein MERKKLLLLVLPGLFLAFWSCGLQSVLHSSPREVGPNLVGYDRVVLDPPPVKMGGEILIPARYLSPAGRGYAASPAGQYLPLDAALDAWGLAFSGVDPREVKLPVPDGGWSGRFRYRFHPVYNIQARLDLAGELLQGKLLLAYQNPYFYPLTELQFNLPANGMAEAANSLTVHRVKINQIEAAFMVQGTRLEVPLNRPLFSRQTLVVEIDFSTHIPDRAARLGVFDGVTMVSGWYPLLAPRQEGAWQGMAEGASFGEPYFADAAYYQVDLRVPSHLVVVASGRVTGRTEGGGWTGWSFSSEHPIREFAFAAGAGWQFAGRRVGPVELVVATRSRPSPEILDTAVQALKYFQEYWGTYPYSYLHLVEVPLEGLSGMEYPGLIFLSTLKGYSPPVVVHEVAHQWWYNLVGNDSIRAAWIDEGLAEYSTLLYYSFADPDYYRMCKEEIASVAGRELELADLPLTAYASEEDYRRIVYRQGVLYWLRWEESMGRQALGDALRYVQEYYRFERVGVEALQRILEFYRDPQKHLAY; encoded by the coding sequence ATGGAAAGGAAAAAGCTCCTTCTTCTGGTGTTGCCGGGGCTCTTTCTGGCCTTTTGGTCCTGCGGACTCCAAAGCGTCCTCCATTCCTCCCCCCGGGAAGTGGGTCCGAACCTGGTCGGCTACGACCGGGTGGTGCTGGACCCGCCCCCCGTGAAAATGGGCGGAGAAATCCTTATCCCGGCCCGCTATCTTTCCCCCGCCGGACGGGGGTACGCTGCGTCTCCTGCCGGGCAGTATCTCCCCTTAGATGCCGCCCTGGATGCCTGGGGTCTGGCGTTTTCAGGTGTTGATCCCCGGGAAGTGAAGCTCCCCGTTCCGGACGGGGGCTGGTCGGGCCGGTTCCGTTATCGCTTTCACCCCGTATATAACATCCAGGCCAGGCTAGACCTCGCCGGAGAGCTCCTGCAGGGCAAGCTCTTGCTGGCCTACCAAAACCCCTATTTTTACCCCTTAACCGAGCTCCAATTCAATCTCCCGGCCAATGGCATGGCCGAGGCGGCAAATTCCCTGACCGTTCACCGCGTTAAAATAAATCAAATAGAAGCCGCCTTTATGGTTCAAGGCACCAGGCTGGAGGTGCCCTTGAACCGGCCCCTCTTTTCTAGGCAAACCTTGGTAGTAGAAATAGATTTCTCCACCCATATACCGGATAGAGCGGCCCGGCTGGGAGTCTTTGACGGGGTTACCATGGTTTCCGGCTGGTATCCCCTTTTAGCGCCGCGGCAGGAGGGAGCCTGGCAGGGGATGGCAGAAGGGGCGAGCTTTGGCGAACCTTATTTTGCCGACGCAGCCTACTACCAGGTGGATCTCCGGGTGCCTTCCCACCTGGTAGTGGTGGCCAGCGGCCGGGTTACGGGCCGCACAGAAGGTGGTGGCTGGACCGGCTGGTCCTTCAGCAGTGAACATCCCATCCGGGAGTTCGCCTTTGCCGCAGGCGCCGGGTGGCAATTCGCTGGCCGCCGGGTGGGGCCGGTGGAGCTGGTGGTGGCCACCCGCAGTCGGCCGTCCCCCGAGATACTGGATACGGCGGTTCAGGCTTTAAAGTATTTTCAAGAGTACTGGGGCACCTATCCCTATTCCTATCTTCACCTGGTAGAGGTTCCCCTGGAGGGGCTTTCGGGAATGGAGTATCCCGGTCTGATCTTCCTGAGCACCTTAAAGGGGTACAGCCCGCCGGTGGTCGTCCATGAGGTGGCCCATCAGTGGTGGTATAACCTGGTGGGGAACGACAGTATCCGGGCGGCCTGGATCGACGAAGGGCTGGCGGAATACAGCACCTTGCTCTACTACAGCTTCGCGGACCCCGACTACTACCGGATGTGCAAGGAGGAGATCGCTTCCGTGGCGGGGAGGGAACTTGAGCTCGCGGACTTACCTTTGACCGCCTATGCATCGGAAGAAGATTACCGCCGCATTGTCTACCGCCAGGGGGTTCTTTACTGGCTGCGCTGGGAGGAAAGCATGGGCCGGCAAGCCCTGGGTGATGCCCTGCGGTACGTCCAGGAGTATTATCGCTTCGAAAGAGTAGGGGTGGAGGCGTTACAGCGGATACTCGAGTTTTACCGGGATCCCCAGAAACATCTTGCCTATTGA
- a CDS encoding cell wall hydrolase, with translation MERRQWLHILLNTVRTWQREWPPQGRRWLFALVLLGLILIPGIQARPLPPPAAGKPLPPGLPAEEINLLARLVAAEAKAEPYIGKVAVAAVVLNRTRHPDFPSTIPGVIFEPWAFESVMNGTFWEAKVEESDYRASQDALADWDPSGGALYFFNPATSTSPWIWTRPQITVIGRHIFAL, from the coding sequence TTGGAGAGGCGGCAGTGGCTGCATATACTGCTCAACACGGTTCGAACATGGCAGCGGGAATGGCCCCCTCAGGGGCGGAGATGGTTGTTTGCCCTGGTACTGCTCGGGTTAATCCTTATCCCGGGCATCCAGGCCCGGCCCTTACCCCCACCGGCGGCGGGGAAACCGCTCCCCCCAGGCCTGCCGGCGGAAGAGATCAACCTGCTGGCCCGGCTGGTAGCCGCCGAGGCCAAGGCGGAACCCTATATCGGCAAGGTGGCCGTTGCGGCCGTGGTCCTAAACCGCACGCGCCACCCCGACTTCCCCTCCACCATACCCGGGGTTATCTTTGAGCCTTGGGCCTTTGAAAGCGTAATGAACGGTACCTTCTGGGAGGCCAAGGTGGAGGAATCCGACTACCGCGCGAGCCAGGATGCTCTGGCGGACTGGGACCCCAGCGGAGGTGCCCTCTACTTTTTTAATCCCGCTACTTCTACCAGCCCTTGGATCTGGACCCGGCCTCAGATCACCGTCATCGGCCGTCACATCTTTGCTCTTTAA
- a CDS encoding S1C family serine protease — MYDRNGRRSLGWLLLLVFLAGVAVTSAFFVLGGASRAFALPPQQENRPQQVSANQAGATSLPPGLGPDAIANIVEAASPAVVRIDTTSGGLQAPFNDPFFRQFFGIPDGRQQQGLGSGFLISSDGYILTNEHVVEGAEEVEVTIVGFDQRFKARVVGADRDLDLAVLKVDVGKPLPYLKLGDADQARVGEWVIAIGNPYGLDHTVTVGVLSAKGRPVDTQDRHYENLLQTDASINPGNSGGPLLNLRGEVIGINTAVKIDAQGVGFAIPSTTVQPVLNDLMTKGKISRPWLGVLLQDMTPDIAAYLGISNVQGVLIREVVSGGPAAKAGLRTGDVILQVDGQAVNSATELVKLIQQKQIGQTIQLVIFRRGGRVNVTVTLAEKPSTW; from the coding sequence ATGTATGACCGAAATGGCAGACGGAGTCTAGGATGGTTGCTCCTTTTGGTTTTTCTGGCCGGGGTAGCCGTTACATCGGCCTTTTTCGTCCTGGGAGGGGCTTCCCGGGCCTTTGCCTTGCCGCCCCAGCAAGAAAATAGGCCACAGCAGGTGAGCGCCAACCAGGCCGGTGCCACGAGTCTCCCCCCGGGGCTCGGACCCGACGCCATTGCCAATATTGTAGAGGCGGCCAGCCCGGCAGTGGTGAGGATTGATACTACGAGCGGCGGGCTACAGGCCCCCTTCAACGATCCCTTTTTCCGGCAGTTCTTCGGCATACCCGACGGGCGCCAGCAGCAGGGTCTGGGTTCGGGCTTTCTCATCTCTTCTGACGGATATATTTTGACCAACGAGCACGTAGTGGAGGGCGCCGAGGAAGTAGAGGTTACCATTGTCGGCTTTGACCAGCGGTTCAAGGCCAGGGTAGTGGGTGCGGATCGGGATTTGGACCTGGCCGTACTTAAGGTGGACGTGGGCAAGCCCCTGCCCTATCTCAAACTGGGAGATGCAGACCAAGCCCGGGTAGGGGAGTGGGTTATAGCCATCGGGAACCCTTACGGCCTGGACCATACCGTCACCGTGGGCGTGCTTAGCGCCAAGGGCCGTCCTGTAGACACCCAGGACCGCCACTATGAAAATCTTCTCCAAACCGATGCCTCCATTAATCCCGGCAACAGCGGTGGGCCTCTACTTAACCTCCGGGGTGAGGTCATCGGCATCAATACGGCCGTCAAGATCGATGCCCAGGGCGTGGGCTTTGCCATCCCGAGCACCACCGTCCAGCCGGTCTTGAACGACCTCATGACCAAGGGTAAGATCAGCCGGCCGTGGTTGGGAGTCCTTTTACAGGATATGACGCCCGACATAGCCGCTTACCTGGGAATCAGTAACGTCCAGGGAGTTCTAATAAGGGAAGTGGTCTCCGGCGGTCCGGCGGCCAAGGCCGGACTCCGTACGGGCGACGTCATCCTCCAGGTGGACGGTCAGGCCGTCAATTCGGCCACCGAGCTGGTCAAACTGATTCAGCAGAAACAGATAGGGCAGACCATCCAGCTGGTGATCTTTCGCCGGGGCGGCCGGGTAAACGTAACGGTGACCCTGGCCGAAAAACCGTCGACCTGGTAA
- a CDS encoding Ger(x)C family spore germination protein: MLKRATAFLAAGLFLMLTTGCWDRREINDLAFTSCFAFDVEGEERIATAEIVRPAAVAGGGEGGGGGGTGAALPQRNVILASERGDTLFGAGRRLALRLPRRTYVAHTDAVLVGEELARRGLREVLDHLERHQEFRRTAYILVTRGSARDVLVAAQGGLEATLGREITGLSRWVRTSGFGIVPTIHDVIVELSAGASAALIPVLEISAQPLPPSPGAATSGNAASGGSGQQGAVRVPDPEMLRTVSLKGAGLFHQDRLVGWLDEHQTRGWAWARNQVRRAILELECPEDKKKVSVEITDSQGKVQIQTSKGELQGIITVKVEGNLLEQQCLHDLTAVEVLRILESQAAAAIAGEINSAVAQAKQAGADVFDFGGALYRQEPQLWKQLKARWPEEFKKLPIAVQVEAKIRRTGLSLKPWQPGAR; the protein is encoded by the coding sequence ATGCTAAAGCGCGCTACGGCCTTCTTGGCCGCCGGCCTTTTCCTCATGCTCACGACCGGCTGTTGGGATCGCCGCGAAATCAACGACTTGGCCTTTACCTCCTGTTTCGCCTTTGATGTTGAGGGGGAGGAGCGCATCGCCACGGCGGAAATTGTGAGGCCGGCTGCTGTGGCCGGAGGGGGAGAGGGCGGGGGGGGAGGGGGCACCGGTGCCGCCCTGCCCCAGCGCAACGTAATCCTGGCCAGTGAGCGGGGAGATACCCTCTTTGGTGCCGGAAGAAGGCTCGCTTTAAGGCTTCCCCGCCGCACGTATGTGGCCCACACCGATGCCGTGCTGGTGGGGGAGGAACTGGCCCGCAGGGGTTTGAGGGAAGTCTTGGATCACCTGGAACGGCATCAGGAATTCAGGCGTACTGCGTACATTTTGGTCACCCGGGGCTCGGCCAGGGATGTTTTGGTGGCGGCTCAGGGAGGGCTGGAGGCCACCCTGGGCCGGGAGATTACCGGCCTGAGCAGGTGGGTAAGGACCAGCGGCTTCGGCATCGTACCCACCATTCATGATGTAATCGTAGAGTTATCGGCAGGCGCCTCCGCTGCCCTTATCCCGGTGTTAGAGATCAGCGCCCAGCCCCTGCCACCTTCTCCGGGAGCGGCAACGAGCGGAAATGCTGCTTCCGGGGGGAGTGGTCAACAAGGGGCTGTAAGGGTACCTGACCCCGAAATGTTGAGGACGGTAAGTTTAAAGGGAGCAGGTCTTTTTCATCAGGACCGCCTGGTAGGGTGGCTGGACGAGCACCAGACCCGCGGCTGGGCCTGGGCCAGGAATCAGGTGAGGCGGGCTATCCTGGAACTCGAGTGCCCGGAGGACAAGAAAAAGGTTTCGGTAGAAATAACTGACTCCCAGGGCAAGGTCCAAATCCAGACTTCAAAGGGCGAGCTTCAGGGTATAATCACGGTAAAGGTAGAAGGCAACCTCCTTGAGCAGCAGTGCCTCCATGATCTAACCGCCGTAGAGGTCCTGAGGATACTGGAAAGCCAGGCGGCAGCGGCTATCGCCGGGGAAATTAACAGTGCGGTGGCCCAGGCCAAACAAGCAGGGGCCGACGTCTTTGACTTCGGCGGGGCCCTCTACCGCCAGGAACCCCAGTTGTGGAAGCAGCTAAAGGCCCGGTGGCCCGAGGAGTTCAAGAAACTGCCGATAGCGGTTCAAGTAGAAGCTAAAATAAGGCGAACGGGCCTCAGTTTGAAACCCTGGCAACCCGGGGCCCGGTAA